The DNA sequence CCATCGGCGCCCTCACCGCTGACCTGGCCGGCGTCGGCCTGGTCAGCGAGGAGGCGCCACGGGAGACGGGGCGCGCCGGCCGGCCTTCGCTGGTGGTGCGCCCCTCCTCGGAACTGGTCTACGTCTACGCCGCGAGCGTGGAGGTGGACCGGATCCGGGTCGCCCGCGTCGGCCTGGGCGGCGTCGTCCTCGACCAGCGCGAGGCGGCGCGTCCACGCGGCGAGGCGATCGAGGCGGTGCGTCCGATCGCGGACTTCATCGCCGAGATGGCCGGGACCGTCGACGCCGAAGCCCGGTGCATCGGCGCGGGCATCGCCGTCTGCGGGCTGGTCCGCCGCGACGACGGCCTGGTCCGGCTCGGCCCGCACCTGGGCTGGCTGGACGAACCGCTGGGGCACGCGCTCCAGGACCGGGTGCCCGACCTGCTGCCGCAGGTCACCGTGGGCAACGTGGCGGACCTGTGCGCGCTGGCCGAGCACACCCGCGGCGTCGCCGTCGGCTGCGACAACATCATCTACGTGTACGGCGACGTCGGCGTGGGCGCCGGGATCATCGCCGGCGGCCGCCGGGTCACCGGCCACGGCGGCTACGGCGGCGAGGTCGGCCATATGGTCGTCAACCCGCACGGCCGCGCCTGCGGCTGCGGCTCACGCGGCTGCTGGGAGACCGAGATCGGCGAGTACGCCCTGCTGCGTGCCGCCGGGCGGGACGGGGAGGGCCGGATCCAGGGCGCCGAGGCGATCCTGGCCGTGGTCGACGCGGCCGCCCGCGGCGACGCGACCGCGCAGGCCGCGGTGCGGCAGGTCGGCGACTGGCTGGGCTTCGGCGTGGCCAACCTGGTCAACATCTTCAACCCGGAGCTGGTGATCTTCGGCGGCACGCTGCGGGACGTGTACCTGGCCGCCGCGGCCCAGGTGCGCAGCCGCCTGAACAGCATCAGCCTGCCCGCCACGCGCGAGCACGTCCGGCTGCGTACGCCCAAGCTGGGCCGCGACGCGGCCCTGATCGGCGCGGCGGAACTCGCCTTCGAGAACCTCCTGGCCGACCCGCTCGGCTGACCGCCCCGCCGCACCGGCCGGCGCCGCACACACCCCTCAACCCAGCTCGACTTGCCGGGCAATCGTGGGAAAGTGGCCTGTTCAAAGGCCCGATTGCCCGGCAAGTCGAGTGATCATGGGGCCGCCGCCCGGAGGCCGGGCGGGGTCGGGGTGGGGCGGGCGGGACGGGTTACGACTGCCAGGAGCGCCAGAGGGCGGCGTAGGAGCCGTCCGCCGCGACCAGTTCGTCGTGGGAGCCCAGTTCGGCGATGCGGCCGTCCTCGACCACCGCGACGCGGTCGGCGTCGTGGGCGGAGAACAGCCGGTGCGCGATCGCGACGACCGTACGCCCGTCCAGCACCGCCGCCAGCGAGCGCTCCAGGTGCCGGGCGGCGCGCGGGTCGATCAGCGACGTGGCCTCGTCGAGCACCAGCGTGTGCGGATCGGCCAGCACCAGCCGGGCCAGCGCGAGCTGCTGCGCCTGCGCCGGGGACACCTCGTGCCGGCCGCTGCCGACCTCGGTGTCCAGCCCGGCGGGCAGCTCGTCGACCCAGCCCAGCGCGTCCACCGCGACCAGGGCGGCGCGGATGTCGCCGTCGGACGCCTCCGGCCGGGCCAGGGCGAGGTTGTCGCGCAGCGTACCGGTGAAGACGTGGTGTTCCTGGGTGACCAGGGCGACGTGCCCGCGCAGCTGCTCCAGCGGCAGCTCCACCAGCGGCGCCCCGCCGACGGCGATGGTGCCGGTGCGCGGGGCGTCGATGCCCGCCAGCAGCCGGCCCAGCGTCGACTTGCCCGCCCCGGACGGCCCGACGACCGCCAGCCGCTCCCCCGGCGCCAGGGTCAGGTCGACCCCGTGCAGCACGTCGCGGCCCTCGGTGTACGCGTACCGCACGTCGGTCGCGGTGAGCCGCTCGGAGTCCGGCACCGCCCC is a window from the Catellatospora sp. TT07R-123 genome containing:
- a CDS encoding ROK family protein yields the protein MRAGPSQEEIRRQNLGALLRFVHVRGQISRAELTSELGLNRSTIGALTADLAGVGLVSEEAPRETGRAGRPSLVVRPSSELVYVYAASVEVDRIRVARVGLGGVVLDQREAARPRGEAIEAVRPIADFIAEMAGTVDAEARCIGAGIAVCGLVRRDDGLVRLGPHLGWLDEPLGHALQDRVPDLLPQVTVGNVADLCALAEHTRGVAVGCDNIIYVYGDVGVGAGIIAGGRRVTGHGGYGGEVGHMVVNPHGRACGCGSRGCWETEIGEYALLRAAGRDGEGRIQGAEAILAVVDAAARGDATAQAAVRQVGDWLGFGVANLVNIFNPELVIFGGTLRDVYLAAAAQVRSRLNSISLPATREHVRLRTPKLGRDAALIGAAELAFENLLADPLG